The Elephas maximus indicus isolate mEleMax1 chromosome 19, mEleMax1 primary haplotype, whole genome shotgun sequence genome contains a region encoding:
- the GLTPD2 gene encoding glycolipid transfer protein domain-containing protein 2 produces the protein MGFTLRPLARQRRLHHAIPLAIFALLLLYFSAQSLREWPLPSSGQRGTLPRPSEPMAPPSILTAPPHLSPGALSGCGSGAQSCTPEGLLPFQVQQESGPLEVLEREEPPCLGPQGMLGRMMRAFRASLNPEGDVELSQYLAGWRELVRFLTPLGSVFAFATSEASTKVTALETRVRGLDAAHYKSLAAMTAWERQTGLLERPGTAPRDSARSSGSRTMLLLHRALRWSQLCLHRVATGKLGGPDAGVQCSDAYGTALAPHHPWLIRQAARLAFLAFPGRDRLLELACPRTRETEARAALLRVASTLEEVYNRTQGLLAERGLLHLA, from the exons ATGGGGTTCACGCTGCGGCCACTGGCCCGGCAGCGCCGGCTCCACCACGCAATTCCTCTCGCTATCTTCGCTTTGCTGCTGCTTTATTTCAGTGCTCAGAGCCTGCGTGAGTGGCCCCTTCCCTCATCTGGTCAGAGAGGAACCCTCCCTAGGCCCTCAGAACCCATGGCCCCTCCTTCAATTCTCACTGCTCCACCTCATCTCTCCCCAGGAGCGCTCTCAGGCTGCGGATCCGGGGCACAATCCTGCACGCCCGAGGGACTGCTGCCCTTCCAG GTCCAGCAAGAGTCGGGACCCCTGGAGGTCCTGGAGAGGGAAGAGCCTCCTTGTCTGGGCCCCCAGGGGATGCTAGGCCGAATGATGAGGGCGTTCCGCGCCAGTCTGAACCCCGAAGGGGATGTGGAGTTGTCGCAGTACCTGGCCGGATGGAGGGAGCTGGTCAG GTTCCTAACTCCCCTCGGCTCCGTCTTTGCTTTCGCCACAAGCGAGGCTTCCACCAAGGTCACAGCCCTGGAGACCAGGGTGCGCGGCCTAGATGCTGCACACTACAAGTCGCTGGCGGCCATGACGGCGTGGGAGCGGCAGACAGGGCTGCTGGAGAGGCCCGGGACTGCCCCCCGGGACTCGGCCCGCTCCTCGGGCTCACGAACGATGCTCTTGCTGCACCGCGCGCTGCGCTGGTCCCAGCTCTGTCTGCACCGGGTGGCGACCGGGAAGCTTGGAGGCCCTGACGCCGGTGTGCAGTGCAGCGACGCCTACGGAACGGCCCTGGCCCCGCACCACCCCTGGCTTATCCGTCAGGCCGCCCGCCTCGCATTCCTCGCCTTCCCTGGTCGTGACCGCTTGCTCGAGCTGGCGTGTCCCAGAACCAGGGAGACGGAGGCGCGAGCCGCGCTGCTCCGGGTCGCCAGCACCCTGGAGGAGGTCTATAACCGCACCCAGGGCCTGCTGGCCGAGCGCGGCCTGCTCCACCTGGCCTGA